The following is a genomic window from Acidobacteriota bacterium.
GCACGCCATCGCGCTTCTGATCGGGAAACCCTCCTCGGAATTTGCGCTGTCGCCCCGGCTTCTAAAAGCAAACCCTCCACAGACTCCCGTGGGGATTCCTTCGGATCTGCTTGAACGCCGCCCCGACGTGGCCGCAGCCGAACGCGCTGTGGCCCAGGCGAACGCGCAGATCGGGCTAGCGAGAACAGCCTTTTTCCCCAGCCTGTTCCTGGGTGTTTCAGGCGGCTTCGGCAATCCTTCGATCTCGGACTGGTTTACCTGGCCGGCCCGCTTTTGGTCTGTTGGTCCTGCGATGGCGCATACGCTTATTGACGGAGGGGCACGAAGGGCAATCGCCGACCAGGCTCGGGCTGCATATGAGCAAGCAGTTGCAAACTATCAACAGATTGTGCTCACGGCTTTCCAGCAGGTGGAGGATGGCCTCTCGGCTTTGAGAATTCTTTCCCTCGCAGTCGATCAGCAGGATGCTGCAGTTCGAGCTGCCGAGCGAAACTTCGAAGCAGCGATGATCCGCTATAAGGCAGGGCTCGATCCCTATCTCAATGTCATCAATGCTCAGATTCTGCTGCTGAATATCCAGCAGAATGCGGTCGCGTTTCGCGCGGAACGGATGGTGGCAAGCGTCCAATTGATCAAAGCCTTGGGGGGAAGTTGGAATCGTTCCGAAATTCCCTCCCCGCAGGAACTGAGAGCTAAACCCTCCCGTGATTCAAGTCCCGTCAAATAGGGCCGCCTTGACCTGACACAGTGACACGTGACAGCAGTGGTTCAATGCCATACCTCAATGCCCTGCTGATAGGAAAGATGAAACGCACCTGCAATCGAACCCACGTGAATCAAGAGTCGTCACGCCTCCGCGCAGCCGCAGAGGCAGACCCGTCCCGGCTTCTTTGTATCATGTATCCCACGACGATCGGCAAGTAAACTTCCAAGCCAGCAACTTGATCAAAGAGGGGACTCTATCCACGCACAGGGAAACGATCTCATCGTCAGGCGATCTTTCCTGGTTTCATGGCCGGCCTATTGACCTCACAGCGTTCGGGCTTGTCGCTTGAACTCCTCAACCGACAATTCAAGGAGCCGATTGAAGACAGCCGGTGCTTCCAACATCACGAAATGGCCTACCCCCCGTACGATCTTGGCATTGGAGTAAGGTGGGTAATGCTTGTTAATCTCTTCCGCGGTGGGCTGTAAGTCCGAATTGATAAACACGAGAGGCGCCTCGATCTTCTGGATTGCCCGTATCAGGCAATTGTCGATATTGCCCCAAAACGCAAGCTCCCCGTCAGCCCCGGTGGCCGCTCCGAGACCGACCTCAGGCGGGCGAGCGGACATATGTGCCACGACCCATTCTACGAGCTTTGGATCCGATTTTGGGGTGAAGATGGTTCGCACCCAGTTACTCACCGCTTCAGCGAAGTTGACCCGAAAAGGGGCAATGAATTCGTCCATTTCCTTTTGAGTGTGTGTTTCTTCTAGGTTAAAAAATTGATCAACCGTCACCAGACCAATGACTTGACACAGTATCCTAGGTGCAGCCCTTAAAATGACTGTTCCTCCCATCGAATGGCCGATGAGAGCAACTTGTTTCAAGCTGAGCTTTGCAGCCAGTGCGGCCACATCGTTTGCGAACGCATCCATCGTCCAAGCTTTTCGGCTGAGGCCGGACTCGCCGTGGCCCGCAAGGTCAATGGCCACCACCCGATATCCTTTCGCAAAGTAAGGTAGTTGTTCGCGCCAATAGGTCCGGTCACAGCACCATCCATGAACAAAAATCAGTGTCGGTTCTCCCTGGCCCATGGACTCGTACCGTATTTGAACACCATCGACGGAGACCGCCGTTCCGACTTCGGGCGCCGGCTCATCAGTCTCGAGGAAATACTTGCTGATCGCTGATTTGAATTTGCTTGTCACCGCAATCCCTCCCCATCCGAGAAAATCGATTTCTTTGCAAACGCCTTCCTGTAATAGAGGGTCAGTAATTACACCGCTTTAACAAAATCCGCCAAGGCGGCATTAAACTTCTGCGGCTGTTCGTAGAAGAGAATGTGCCCGGCGTCGTCGAACGGGACGAATGTTCCTTGCGGCACCTGGCTGGAGATGGCTTTGCCCATTGCCATGCCGTCACGAAAAACGCCCGAGTCGGCAGCAAAGACAATGACCGGCACCTTAATTGCCGCCAGTGATTTGGCGTAATCGCTCATCAGGAAATCGGAATACACCGCTTCCGCAATCCATGTTGGTGTCTTCATCATTTCCGCTACCACCCAATCCATATCCGCATCGGACGGGTTTCGCTTAAACATTCTATTGGTGAAGTCGACGGCAAATTTTCTGGGGCTGGCTGTGAGATGCGCGAACGTTGCATTCATAGCGTCATAGTTATAATTTCTCAGCACGTGGCTGTTCCAGGCCAGCGGGCTGAACGGAAAAGGGGCGGTATCCACGAGTCCCAGAGCTTTCAGCCGGCTGTCCTCGTAGTACTGTTCGTAATATGAAAGCCCCACTGGCCCGCCCAGGGACCACCCTACGAGTACGATTTCTTTGAGGCCCAGGCGCTCGATAACCTCTCGCACGTCGCTCGCATACTGTCTTATCGTGTGACCCGTCAGCGCCTTGCAAGAGTTACCATGGCCCCGGAGGTCTATGGCGACGACCCTGAACTCGTTGGCCAGGCCGGGGACGTTTTTCTGCCAGAACCTGGACGAGCACAACCACCCGTGGACGAGCAGGATGGGCTGCCCCTCTCCGTGATCTTCGTAGTAAATCTTGGCCCCATCACTTGTTTCCAAGCAGCCGGCTGCCTCCCTGGATGGCGCATGATGCCCGGCAATCAACGGACGCGCCGCTGTCGTGGATTGATCCGGCAGCTTTGAGCCCAGCGTTGCGGCGGCTGCCGCAGTACACGCGCCCCGCAGTAACTCGCGCCGGCTGAAGTTTTTCACGCTCCAGTCTCCTTTTCTCCCAAGCTGGCAAAGATCATAACGCTGCGGAATTTGTATCGGCAGTGACCGCCATCACCAGCCCGCGTTCTACGTCTGAACGACAGTGAAATTCGCTACCGCGACCAGGGACTAGAGAGAGACTCGCTCACGAGCGCGGCGTACACCGAAGACGCGTAACGCACCGGTCATCATCCATTCGGAAGCCATGGACTGTGGCGCACAAATTTGCAGGTTAGTCAAAAGGCGCTTTTTGATTCCTTGAAAGCGGCGGCGACGACGGGATAACACAGACCGGCCGGCTATCGGATCCTTGGAGTGTTTCCGAATGTGCCTTCCATATTCGCGACTGGTTCCCTTGGCGGATTGGTAGTCACAAGGCTTTCCAGATTCCACGGGTCGGCCCGCCAGCACAACGGGAGGTGATATAGATCACCGCGCATTTTGGGAGTCTTGAAAAAATACAATCATGGGTGCCATAAGTCGGCGTTCGAAACATAGAGAAAGTCCCGCAGATGCTTTTGCCATTGAGGAATCAGTTAAGTACCTGTTAGTGCTGAATCGGCGGCAGGACACCCTGTGAATGGTGCCCCGGGACATGCCCAGGAGTGACTTGAGAGAAACCCCTTAGCGCCTTACGCCGCACTGAAACGTGATTCGGGCTTTACGCCAAAACGAAACGGAGGAGGATGAAATGGCCACCTACTTGATGTGGTTCAGTTTTACCCAACAGGGGATCGAGAAAATTAAGCAGCTCTCCGTTCGTGGTGAGGCTGCTAAGAAGATGATTAGCCAAATGGGGGGAGAAGTTCAAGCTTATTACATGGTCATGGGGAGTGAATTTGACACCCTGTTCATTCTGAAAGCCCCAAATGAGGAGAAGGTCGCAGAGATGGCGCTTGCCATTGCCAAGCTGGGCAATGTGCGTACCAGAACCCATCGGCTCTTCAACGAAGAGGAACTCGGCAAGATCACCTCGGCTCTGCCGTGAAATTTGAGGTCAGCGACATCGCGCCGGAAGAACTTGTTCTGGAGAATGGGAAACTTCGTCTGTGATATGTGGCAATGCTGAGAGTGTTCTGTTCGCCAAGCCGTTACACACAGGGAAAGAACGCAACGCAGTTTCTCGGACAGGAGATATCCGCGCTGGGATTAGAAGGACCAGTATTGGTTCTTGCTGGCAAGTCGGCCATTGCTCCCCTCTGAAACCTGGGCACAGGTACTCCCTGATGCCGGATTTCCCTTTCAGGTCGTCCCTTTCGCGGGAGAATGCTCTGTCGCTGAGATTGAGCGTGTGGAGGAGGAGGAGACGCGTCTGCGGCAAGCCAAAGTTATTGTCGGTGCGGGCGGAGGCAAAGCACTTGATACGGCACGGGCAGCAGCATCGGACCTGAACCTGCCAGTGATGAATTGCCCTACAGTCGCTTCGAGCGGCGCCCCCTACAGCGCTCTTTCTCCATCGTTAACACCAATGAGGTCGTCTTGCACGAGTTTCGGCTCTTCCGCAGGAATCCTGATTTAGTCCTGGTTGATACTCAGGTGATTGCCCAGAGCCCTGCCTGCCTGTTGGTTGCCGGAATGGGTGACACTCTTTCCACATGGTTTGAAGCAAAGACCTGTGTGGAGGGCGGGGTCCGAAACATGCGAGGCGGAGCCTCAACGCGAAGCGCCCTGGCGCTGGCCCAGTTGTGCTACCGCACCCTTCTCGAGGATGGAGCAGATGCGCTGGTAGCACTCCGGATCAAGTCCGTCACTGGAGATCTGAAGCGCATCGCGGAAGTCAACACTCTTCTTTCCGGCCTCGGCTTCGAATCGTCCGCACTGGCGGCGCATGCCGTTCATAACGGGCTGACTGCCGTTCCCGAAACCCGTCCCTACCTGTACGGCGAGAAAGTAGCATTTGGTGTCCTGGTTCAACTGGTCCTTGATGGCCAGCCTCACTCGATCATTGAAGAAGTACTTCGCTTTTCAACTTTTGTAGGGCTGCCAGTCATCCTGGCCGAAATTGGACTTCAACAGATGATGCCGGACATGCTGGAACGCGTTGCCATCCGCAGTACGGTAAAAGGAGAAACAATCAACATCGAGCCTTTTGGAGTGACTCCGGAAATGGTGGCAGATGCCATCCGCGCGGCGAACGCGATGGATCACGAATGGTGACATAATCATACGCATCCAGGATATGTCGATGAACTCGCCCTCCCAGAGCGGTGACACACAAGTATGAATGGCGGAACCGAACGCGGAAAACACTCTTCAGTCAAGAGGAGGATTTTGTCATGAAAGCAGCCGTAATGACGGAATTGCGCAAGCCTCTTGAGGTAATGGAACTGCCGGATCCCGGACTGAGCCCTGACGGTGCTCTGGTTCAGATAGAAGCGTGCGGGATTTGTCGCAGTGATTGACACCTCTGGCAGGGTGACTGGACATGGATGGGCATCCAGCCTCAACTCCCGCATGTGATGGGACTTGAACTAGCAGGCGTAGTGGAGTCTGTGGGCGCCGGTGTCCAGACCTTTCAACCCGGCGACCGAGTGACATTGCTCTTCCATATGGCGTGCGGACACTGCGAATACTGTCAGACGGGTCGCTCAAATATATGTCTTGCCCATGGCGCGATCGGTACACGCTTCAACGGCGGCTATGGCCGGCTGCTCGTCATCCCAGCAGACGATGCGAACCTTGTGCGGTTGCCCGATAGCGTAGATGCGCTGACGGCGGCAGCCCTCAAACGCCGTTACATAACCAGCTACTACGCATTGGTCGACAAAGCAAAACTGCAACCCGGCGAGTGGGTGGCGGTATTTGGCGTGGGCGGAGTTGGGCTATCAGCAGTACAAATCGCCGCAGCCCTGGGCGCGCAAGTCATCGCAGTGGATATTTCGGAAGAAAAGTTACGTCTCGCCAAAGCTGAAGGCGCCGCACCGGTGATCGACGCTCACGAACAAGGCGCGGCAGAAAGAGTCCGTGAAATCACCAGTGGTGGCGCCGATTTGGCGGCAGATGCTGTGGGGTCATCCGAAACCGCTCTGCCCGCATTAAGGTCAATTCACAAGGGCGGCAGGCACCTGCAGATCGGTTTGACCAGTGGCAAGGATGGCGGCGCGTTGCCACTGCCCGTGGATGTGATGCTCGTGCAGGAAATCAGTTTTATTCCCAGCCTGGGTTGTCCTACGAGCAGCTATCGCGGTCCCCTGGCCCTTATTACCAGCGGCAAGCTAAGCCCTAAAAGGTTGGTTACTCCCTGCCTGCCTGTGGAGCAGGCAAGCAAGGTGCTCGACTCAATGACCAATTATGGCACCTTCCGCTTTAACGTCATCTCTCAGTGGTGGCTTGCCAAAAGCAGGAGGGCCAACTGACATTCTGCGAAATGATTGGACAGTTGCGACCCTCGCCACCTCAGGGCATAAAGACCATCGGCTAGGTAACGGGCCGTGATTCTGGAACTCCGATATCCTCGTTCCAGAGCTGGGGCTCGGCTGCTATAAATTCTTCCATCAGTTGAATGCAGGCTGGCTCCTGCAGGACTTCCACTGTTACGCCGCGCGATCGCAGGAGTTCCTCTTCGCCCAGGAACGTTCTGTTCTCACCCACGATCACTTTCGGAATGCCGTATAGCAGAATCGCTCCGCTACACATCGAGCACGGAGACAATGTGGTGTACAGTGCCGATTCGTGGTATACGGAAGCCGAGCGCCTGCCGGCATTCTCCAGCGCATCCATTTCGCCGTGCAGGATGGCACTGCCTTGCTGGACACGCCGGTTATGGCCGCGGCTAATGATCCGGCCACAGTGAACAATCACCGATCCGATCGGGATTCCGCCTTCTCGCCGCCCTTGCCGGGCTTCTTCGATTGCTACCTCTAAAAACGGATCCATTGAGGGACTCCTTTCCTGCAACCATTCTGTGATCCGGACAAGCTACGGAGCCAACTCGAACACCAGGCTCTTGCCCGCAAACGCTGCAACTTCAGCAGTTTCCGTGGTGCTGCAACCGGACGCCGGTAACCAGTTCTGCCGGCAGTGTCCAAAACCACAGGCAACATGGCGCCATTCCAAACAGGAATTGCCAAACTCATGAATGACATTGTAGGGACCCAGGGTCACGTCAGTCTGTGATATGGATCATAGGCATATAAGCCTGGCTGATTTAAGCTTAATTGTAGGTATAACCCTGCCCGAAAAAGGAGGGTAATCCCATGTTTTTGAGAATTCTCCGGATGAAGCTGAAGCCGGATGGCGCCAAGGGCATTGAGCGGACCGTCGACGATGAGGTCGTCCCTGTCGTAAAGAAGTTTGCAGGATTCGCTGGTCAAGTCACGATGGTGTCAAGCGATCGCAAAGAGGCAATTGGAATAAGTCTTTGGGACCGCAAAGAAAGTGCCGAAACATATAAAAAAGAACAGTCTGCTGCCGTTCTGAAAGCACTGGGAAAGCACGTCGAGGGAGAACCAGAGCTTCAAACATATGAGGTGACGAATACAACATTCGAGAAACTTTTGGGTCGAAAAGCAGCTTGACTCCGCGTTGCCGGATTCGGTAGCAAACTAGCAGCGAGCCTGCCATGTTGAGTGAACCATTAAAGAACGGAACAATCAATTGACTTACCGGTTCAGGGAGAAACGGGACATTGGGCTCCCGCTCAGCATGGCGGGACCTATCGTGTCTTACTTTTCGCCGTGGGTTCGTGGCGGATTCAAGGGTTGCGACCGTTGAACAGGTTTTCGCGAACAGTGCCTCTTTGGAGTCTGGAAATTTAGATTCTGAAATCTGTTTCTTTCCAAGTGCCTTAAAAACTGACGGATTGGAGAAAAACAGTGCTCTACGATCTGGATGTCCGAATCGCATCTCCATCACTATTCTGCCAGCCAGTTTGGCCCATGTTTTCGGGTCTGAAGATTACAACTTTCAAGAAATTTCAAGTGAGGACGATCGAAGGACGACCCGCTGGGCGTGCGAACCAGGAATTGCCCCTCTCTTGTCTTAGATCCGGTAGTAAGGATTAAGCTTGCGGAATGTCCCGGGAGGCAGCGTGAGAATCCCGCTAAGAAACAAGATCTATGGGCTTGCGCTCGTGGCAGCGATCCTGCCTGTCCTGGTGCTGCTCCTGCTCTTGATGCACTTCCGAAGCAGCGTTTCGCATGAAGCTGCCCGGGAAATGGCGTCCCTGGCCGAGGCGAACGTGGACCAGGCGACTAAGGATGCTTACGGCCTTTGCGAAACGACCAATAACCTCTTGCAGGGTCGAGTGGGCCATAACCTCTCTGTAGCTCGCCGAATTCTGGCCCAGGGGGGCGGCGTTTCGACGAGCACCGAGATGGTGCATTGGCTGGCCGTGAATCAATTAAGTCAGAGCACAACTCCAATCGCCCTGCCCCGGATGTTAATCGCGGGTGCACCGACCACCCAGAACCGAAGCTTCAAGGTCACCACTCCATTTGTGGACGAAATCACACGTTTGGTGGGCAGCGAGACCACCATCTTCCAGCGGATGAATGAGGCAGGCGACATGTTGCGCGTGGCGACCAGCGTGCCGGCGAGTGACGGCAATCGCGGAATCGGCACCTACATCCCCGCCGTGGCGCCCGACGGAACACCTTCGCCCGTAGTAACGGCTGTCCTGCGTGGAGAGGTATACCGCGGGACGGCTTTTGTTGTGAACGATCGGTATGTGGCGGCGTACGAATCGCTGCTCGACAGGGAAGGGAAAATCATCGGAATGCTCTTCGTAGGAGAAAAGATCTCCGAGGTAGGATCTGTCCGCAGCACTTTGCTGAATACCGTCATCGGCCGCACAGGATACATCGTCGTTATCGGCGCCAAGGGCAATCAGCGTGGACGGTACATTATTTCCAAAGGGGGCATGCGTGATGGGGAGGATCTTTGGGAACAGCGGGATTCCAACGGGACACTGTTCGTCCAGGAAATGGTTCAGCAAGCGCTTGCGTCCAGTAAAGGCGAGTTGTTCCACCGTTCATACGTCTGGCAGAACCCAGGCGAACCGAAAGCAAGGTTGAAGCACTCGGCATTGATTTATTTTGGGCCTTGGGATTGGCTGATCGTCGCGGGAGCTTATGAAGACGAGTACATGGGCGCAATTGAGGGAGTGAAATTGTCCGCAACCCATCTCCTCTGGAGTGTAATTTTCGCGGGCTTTCTCTCACTCCTTGTTGTGCTCGGCATCGCCTTTGTAATGGGCAGACGCCTGACCAGACCTGTTGAGCTGGTAACAAGACTTGCTGGAAAGGTCGCCAAAGGTGACTTGCACAGCGCACGGGAGCAATTTTTTAATCTTCCGGCTGCGACAAACGGGCACTCCCTCCGCTGGTTTGACTTCCCGGATGAGAGCGTGGACTTGATGTCATCTTTTCAGGAAATGACTCAGACTCTTGGCAGCCTGATCGGGCAGGTTCAGCGTGCTGGCATCCAGGTGACGGCTTCAACGACCGAGATCACCGCATCTGCCAAGCAGTTGGAACCCACGGTGACGGAGCAGGCGGCCGCGACCCGTGAGGTCTCAGCCACGAGCTCGCAGATCTCCGCTACCTCACGGGATCTGCTGCGGACAATGTCCGATGCGGGCGAAGCCGCCCTGGATGTTGCCGCACAGGCGGAAAGCGGCCAATCCAAACTGAATGAAATGGAGTCTGCAATACGGGAACTCGTCAAAGCAACGGGATCGATCTCCTCCCGGCTGGGAATTATCAGTGACCGGGCTAGCAAGATATCGACCGTCGTGACCACAATCAACAAGATTTCCGACCAGACCGCCCTGCTATCTCTCAACGCTGCAATCGAGGCAGAGAAAGCAGGAGAATTCGGCAAGGGATTCTCCGTGGTTGCCCGTGAAATCAGTCGCCTGGCGGACCAGACGGCCGTTGCCACCCAAGACATTGATTCGGTTGTGAGGGAGATGCAATCATCTGTCTCCAGTGGCGTGATGGAGATGGATAAGTTCTCAGAGGAAGTTCGCCAGCGCGTCGCGGAAGTCAATGGCATTGCTGCGGCTTTGGGAAAAATGATTGAAAACGTGCAAGCACTCGGCCCTGAGTTTGAAACAGCAAAGCAGGGCATGCAAGGCCAGACACAAGCCGCTGAACAGATCAATGAGGCTATGAAGCAATTGGCGCAGACCGCCGACCTGACGAAATCGCTGCTGGGCGAGTTCCAGAAGATCACCGCCCAACTGAACAGTGCTGTGCAAGAACTACAGGGAGGAGTGTCCCGGTTCCGAACTGCAGCCTAGGAGGGGGACCCCTTGGAGCCCATTAATCGGTGGCTGGCACGCTTTAAAATCTCCCACAAGCTGATCCTCAGCG
Proteins encoded in this region:
- a CDS encoding alpha/beta hydrolase; amino-acid sequence: MTSKFKSAISKYFLETDEPAPEVGTAVSVDGVQIRYESMGQGEPTLIFVHGWCCDRTYWREQLPYFAKGYRVVAIDLAGHGESGLSRKAWTMDAFANDVAALAAKLSLKQVALIGHSMGGTVILRAAPRILCQVIGLVTVDQFFNLEETHTQKEMDEFIAPFRVNFAEAVSNWVRTIFTPKSDPKLVEWVVAHMSARPPEVGLGAATGADGELAFWGNIDNCLIRAIQKIEAPLVFINSDLQPTAEEINKHYPPYSNAKIVRGVGHFVMLEAPAVFNRLLELSVEEFKRQARTL
- a CDS encoding alpha/beta hydrolase, whose amino-acid sequence is MPIQIPQRYDLCQLGRKGDWSVKNFSRRELLRGACTAAAAATLGSKLPDQSTTAARPLIAGHHAPSREAAGCLETSDGAKIYYEDHGEGQPILLVHGWLCSSRFWQKNVPGLANEFRVVAIDLRGHGNSCKALTGHTIRQYASDVREVIERLGLKEIVLVGWSLGGPVGLSYYEQYYEDSRLKALGLVDTAPFPFSPLAWNSHVLRNYNYDAMNATFAHLTASPRKFAVDFTNRMFKRNPSDADMDWVVAEMMKTPTWIAEAVYSDFLMSDYAKSLAAIKVPVIVFAADSGVFRDGMAMGKAISSQVPQGTFVPFDDAGHILFYEQPQKFNAALADFVKAV
- a CDS encoding GYD domain-containing protein, with translation MATYLMWFSFTQQGIEKIKQLSVRGEAAKKMISQMGGEVQAYYMVMGSEFDTLFILKAPNEEKVAEMALAIAKLGNVRTRTHRLFNEEELGKITSALP
- a CDS encoding nucleoside deaminase → MDPFLEVAIEEARQGRREGGIPIGSVIVHCGRIISRGHNRRVQQGSAILHGEMDALENAGRRSASVYHESALYTTLSPCSMCSGAILLYGIPKVIVGENRTFLGEEELLRSRGVTVEVLQEPACIQLMEEFIAAEPQLWNEDIGVPESRPVT
- a CDS encoding methyl-accepting chemotaxis protein; the encoded protein is MRIPLRNKIYGLALVAAILPVLVLLLLLMHFRSSVSHEAAREMASLAEANVDQATKDAYGLCETTNNLLQGRVGHNLSVARRILAQGGGVSTSTEMVHWLAVNQLSQSTTPIALPRMLIAGAPTTQNRSFKVTTPFVDEITRLVGSETTIFQRMNEAGDMLRVATSVPASDGNRGIGTYIPAVAPDGTPSPVVTAVLRGEVYRGTAFVVNDRYVAAYESLLDREGKIIGMLFVGEKISEVGSVRSTLLNTVIGRTGYIVVIGAKGNQRGRYIISKGGMRDGEDLWEQRDSNGTLFVQEMVQQALASSKGELFHRSYVWQNPGEPKARLKHSALIYFGPWDWLIVAGAYEDEYMGAIEGVKLSATHLLWSVIFAGFLSLLVVLGIAFVMGRRLTRPVELVTRLAGKVAKGDLHSAREQFFNLPAATNGHSLRWFDFPDESVDLMSSFQEMTQTLGSLIGQVQRAGIQVTASTTEITASAKQLEPTVTEQAAATREVSATSSQISATSRDLLRTMSDAGEAALDVAAQAESGQSKLNEMESAIRELVKATGSISSRLGIISDRASKISTVVTTINKISDQTALLSLNAAIEAEKAGEFGKGFSVVAREISRLADQTAVATQDIDSVVREMQSSVSSGVMEMDKFSEEVRQRVAEVNGIAAALGKMIENVQALGPEFETAKQGMQGQTQAAEQINEAMKQLAQTADLTKSLLGEFQKITAQLNSAVQELQGGVSRFRTAA